The Bernardetia litoralis DSM 6794 genome includes a window with the following:
- a CDS encoding IS1 family transposase — protein MAMSCDICKMRAKQPHICPHCQGKYTVKNGQTYYNKQNYKCKTCKRQFVERPLPESKEAIISSYQDELVVQLLLERIALRGISRLFKKSVSWVTSRMKLCYERIKEDLPIGRLASAEIDLYLVEADELWSFGGAKDCPEWIWLAIERCTGLVVGFHSGGRDQEGVHWDFI, from the coding sequence ATGGCAATGAGTTGTGATATTTGTAAAATGCGAGCTAAGCAACCTCACATTTGCCCTCATTGCCAAGGCAAATATACCGTAAAAAATGGTCAAACTTATTATAATAAACAAAATTACAAGTGTAAAACTTGTAAACGCCAATTTGTAGAACGCCCTTTACCTGAAAGTAAAGAAGCTATTATTAGTTCTTACCAAGACGAGTTAGTAGTTCAACTTTTATTAGAACGTATTGCTTTACGAGGCATTAGTCGTCTTTTTAAAAAAAGCGTCAGTTGGGTTACTTCTCGTATGAAACTCTGCTATGAACGAATAAAAGAAGATTTGCCTATTGGTCGTTTAGCTTCAGCAGAGATAGATTTATATCTAGTAGAAGCCGATGAATTATGGAGTTTTGGAGGTGCTAAAGATTGTCCAGAATGGATCTGGTTAGCTATCGAAAGATGTACAGGATTGGTAGTCGGATTTCATAGTGGAGGTAGAGATCAAGAGGGGGTGCATTGGGACTTTATTTAA
- a CDS encoding CapA family protein produces the protein MKIIFLKHIFLLILFFCFSCQNSTKEKVDAKPIKLLFGGDILLDRGVRMEIEKKGVVSLFDSVQTIFNEQDYVLANLESPLTDKSSPIPKRFSFRAPTVYADSLKKVGFTHLFLANNHTNDHHRKGLSNTFNALKEAGIIGIGYGKTHSESCEPIFIEKQNTKIAVFSVVRVPLENWFQMENKPSICQLGTAELVEKIKQLKKKEPQTIIIISLHWGTEYKFLPKVEQRKEAHLLTQAGADAIIGHHPHVTQCIEFINKKPVFYSLGNFVFDQEGEFKDRCILAGLEIENNKINRILVYPLQIKNNIPQFFSNSDKDSVEKSIFENQLQNLSKNIRFEYIKQDSSHLGSLLIQKK, from the coding sequence ATGAAAATTATATTTTTGAAACACATTTTTCTTTTAATTCTATTTTTTTGTTTTTCTTGTCAAAATTCTACTAAAGAAAAAGTTGATGCAAAACCTATCAAATTACTTTTTGGTGGAGATATTTTATTAGATAGAGGAGTGAGAATGGAAATAGAAAAAAAGGGAGTTGTTTCGCTCTTCGATAGTGTGCAAACTATTTTCAATGAACAAGATTATGTTTTAGCAAATTTAGAATCTCCACTTACAGATAAAAGTTCGCCTATTCCGAAGCGTTTTAGTTTTCGTGCGCCCACTGTTTATGCAGATTCTTTAAAAAAAGTAGGTTTTACACATTTATTTTTGGCAAATAATCATACCAACGACCACCACAGAAAAGGACTTTCAAATACTTTTAATGCTTTAAAAGAAGCTGGAATTATAGGAATTGGATATGGAAAAACACATTCAGAAAGTTGTGAACCTATTTTTATAGAAAAACAAAATACTAAAATTGCTGTTTTTTCAGTCGTCAGAGTTCCTTTAGAAAATTGGTTTCAAATGGAAAATAAACCTTCTATTTGTCAATTAGGAACAGCTGAATTAGTAGAAAAAATAAAACAATTAAAGAAAAAAGAACCTCAAACAATTATTATTATTTCGCTGCATTGGGGAACAGAATATAAGTTTTTGCCAAAAGTAGAACAACGAAAAGAAGCACATTTGCTGACTCAAGCAGGTGCAGATGCAATCATTGGGCATCATCCACATGTAACACAATGTATAGAATTTATAAATAAAAAACCTGTTTTTTATAGCTTGGGAAATTTTGTTTTTGACCAAGAAGGAGAATTTAAAGACAGATGTATTTTGGCAGGATTAGAAATTGAGAATAATAAAATAAATCGTATTTTGGTGTATCCATTACAAATCAAAAATAATATTCCTCAGTTTTTTTCAAATTCAGATAAAGATTCAGTAGAAAAATCTATCTTTGAAAATCAATTACAAAATCTATCTAAAAATATTCGTTTTGAATATATAAAACAAGATTCATCACATCTTGGAAGTCTTTTGATTCAAAAAAAATAG
- the ppk1 gene encoding polyphosphate kinase 1: MISPEKIEEVIEQSQYLSRDLSWVQFNYRVLDQVTAERRTILEKFKFLAITASNLDEFFMIRVGSLYNYLDYNKQRLDYSGLRELPFRQKLLQESHNFVKKQYQYLHELLPNCGENNFRIIDESGILKEEEELVADYFQNTIFPMLTPMVYDNYHTFPILMNKLLVFGVITNIKGASKASRKISFIQIPQNLPRFFEMHRGETVTFLPIEEIIRKYISKFFRNVDILGVSLIRITRNGDFTLDESDDMEVDFVQEVKQKLKTRKTGRVVRLEIEKNYSTWMLSLLKSRWDIEDDSIFEVEKLIDLTSLWQIVGHKDLSEFLPLPHEPVKPLAFLRHVENAQKKGHEDSIFDRIKKEDIVLHHPYNSMEPVLEMIEEAAEDPNVLAIKTTIYRLAKHSRITSALLRAAENGKHVSVLFEVTARFDEENNIREAKKLQQAGCFVIYGVTQLKTHTKIMLVVRKEGHNIVRYVHMSSGNYNESTAKLYTDIGLLTTNEIYARDVSEFFNAITGHSDPDRYEQLLTAPNFMRQQLIALIQNETRNALDGLPAGICVKVNSLQDKLFIDALYEASQAGVPIELIVRGICCIRPKRAGLSENINVRSIVGDFLEHSRIFYFHNNGNPKIYSGSADAMVRSFDRRIESLFLLLNPNAIQQAINLLSYNLKDNMNSYILDENGNYYKYERKEDEPIFNQHEEFFLITPESVGKANLYEDFLKPNQKLITPQIQIENNDRV; the protein is encoded by the coding sequence ATGATTTCGCCAGAAAAAATAGAAGAAGTAATCGAACAAAGTCAGTATCTAAGCCGTGATTTGAGTTGGGTACAATTCAATTATAGAGTTTTGGATCAAGTAACGGCAGAGCGTCGTACTATTTTGGAAAAATTCAAGTTTTTGGCAATTACGGCTTCTAATCTTGATGAATTTTTTATGATTCGGGTAGGTAGTTTGTATAATTATTTGGATTACAACAAACAACGTCTTGATTATTCGGGCTTGCGTGAGCTTCCATTTCGTCAAAAATTATTACAAGAAAGTCATAATTTTGTCAAAAAACAATATCAATATTTACACGAACTACTTCCTAATTGTGGTGAAAATAATTTTAGAATTATTGATGAGAGTGGAATCTTAAAAGAAGAAGAAGAATTGGTAGCTGATTATTTTCAGAATACTATTTTTCCGATGCTTACTCCTATGGTCTATGATAATTATCATACCTTTCCAATCTTGATGAACAAATTATTGGTATTTGGTGTCATTACCAATATCAAAGGAGCAAGTAAAGCAAGCAGAAAAATTTCATTTATTCAGATTCCTCAAAACCTTCCTCGTTTTTTTGAGATGCATAGAGGCGAAACAGTTACTTTTTTGCCTATTGAAGAAATTATCAGAAAATATATATCCAAATTCTTCAGAAATGTAGATATTTTGGGAGTTAGTTTGATTCGTATTACTAGAAATGGCGATTTCACACTTGATGAAAGTGATGATATGGAAGTAGATTTTGTACAAGAAGTAAAGCAAAAACTCAAAACTAGAAAAACAGGACGAGTAGTACGTTTGGAAATAGAAAAAAATTATTCAACATGGATGCTCAGTCTTTTAAAATCTCGTTGGGATATTGAAGATGACAGTATTTTTGAAGTGGAAAAATTAATTGATTTGACTTCTCTTTGGCAAATTGTAGGGCATAAAGATTTGTCTGAGTTTTTACCTCTGCCTCATGAGCCAGTAAAACCATTAGCGTTTTTGCGTCATGTAGAAAACGCACAGAAAAAAGGACATGAAGACAGTATTTTTGATAGAATAAAAAAAGAAGATATTGTACTGCATCATCCTTACAACAGCATGGAGCCTGTTTTGGAAATGATAGAAGAAGCAGCCGAAGACCCAAATGTTTTGGCTATCAAAACAACAATTTATAGACTTGCTAAACATTCAAGAATTACATCAGCACTTTTGAGAGCTGCCGAAAATGGAAAGCACGTTTCAGTTTTGTTTGAGGTAACAGCTCGTTTTGATGAAGAAAATAATATTAGAGAAGCCAAAAAATTACAACAAGCAGGATGTTTTGTAATCTATGGAGTAACACAGCTCAAAACCCACACAAAAATTATGTTGGTGGTTCGAAAGGAAGGACACAATATTGTACGTTATGTGCATATGTCTAGTGGAAATTATAACGAATCAACAGCAAAACTTTATACAGATATTGGCTTACTCACAACCAATGAAATTTATGCTAGAGATGTTTCAGAGTTTTTCAATGCCATAACAGGACACTCCGACCCAGACCGTTACGAACAGCTCCTAACTGCGCCTAATTTTATGCGTCAGCAGCTTATTGCTCTTATTCAAAATGAAACTAGAAATGCTTTAGATGGGCTTCCAGCAGGAATTTGTGTAAAGGTAAATTCATTACAAGACAAATTATTTATTGATGCACTTTATGAGGCTTCACAAGCTGGTGTACCAATAGAATTAATTGTCAGAGGAATTTGTTGTATCCGACCAAAACGAGCAGGACTGAGTGAAAATATTAATGTTCGTTCGATTGTAGGAGACTTTTTAGAGCATTCACGAATTTTCTATTTTCATAATAATGGAAATCCAAAAATTTATAGTGGTAGTGCTGATGCGATGGTACGTAGTTTTGATAGAAGAATTGAATCTCTATTTTTATTATTAAATCCAAATGCAATTCAACAGGCTATCAATTTACTTTCTTATAATTTGAAAGACAATATGAATAGTTATATTTTGGATGAAAATGGTAATTATTACAAATACGAACGAAAGGAAGACGAACCTATTTTTAATCAACATGAAGAATTCTTTTTAATTACACCTGAATCAGTAGGAAAAGCTAATTTGTATGAAGATTTTTTGAAACCAAATCAAAAACTAATTACTCCTCAAATTCAAATTGAGAACAATGACAGAGTTTAG
- the lpxA gene encoding acyl-ACP--UDP-N-acetylglucosamine O-acyltransferase: MKYPNTNIHPNAKIAENVIIEPFATIYGDVEIGEGTWIAANVVIMDGARIGKNCKIYPGAVISGDPQDLKYKGEKTLTIIGDNTTIREFATINKGTDDKMQTTVGNNVLVMAYVHIAHDCIVGDYCVLVNGVQLAGHVEVEEYAIIGGTSAVLQFVKIGAHAMISGGSLVRKDVPPYIRAGREPLSYAGINIVGLRRRGFNANKTAELREIYRLIYSAGLNTHEALKQIEELEPQTAEKIQIVEFIQNAKKGIIRSGNEDDAIGI, encoded by the coding sequence ATGAAATATCCAAATACTAATATACACCCAAATGCCAAAATTGCAGAAAATGTAATTATAGAACCTTTTGCAACAATTTATGGCGATGTAGAAATAGGAGAAGGAACTTGGATAGCTGCAAATGTAGTAATCATGGATGGTGCAAGAATTGGAAAAAACTGTAAAATTTATCCAGGGGCTGTTATTTCGGGTGACCCTCAAGACCTAAAATATAAAGGCGAAAAAACTCTTACCATAATTGGAGATAATACCACAATTAGAGAGTTTGCAACCATAAATAAAGGTACAGATGACAAAATGCAAACAACAGTTGGTAATAATGTTTTGGTAATGGCTTATGTGCATATTGCACATGATTGTATTGTTGGAGATTATTGCGTTTTGGTAAATGGCGTTCAGCTTGCAGGACATGTAGAGGTAGAAGAATATGCAATCATTGGAGGTACAAGTGCTGTTTTGCAATTTGTCAAAATTGGCGCACATGCTATGATTTCTGGTGGTTCTTTGGTTAGAAAAGATGTTCCTCCTTATATCCGTGCTGGTCGTGAGCCTCTATCTTATGCAGGAATCAATATTGTAGGACTTCGAAGACGTGGGTTTAATGCTAATAAAACTGCCGAACTCAGAGAAATCTATCGCCTTATTTATTCAGCAGGACTCAATACACACGAAGCTCTAAAACAAATAGAAGAACTAGAACCACAAACAGCCGAAAAAATACAAATTGTAGAGTTTATACAAAATGCAAAAAAAGGAATTATCAGAAGTGGAAACGAAGATGATGCAATTGGAATATAA
- a CDS encoding IS1 family transposase encodes MGLYLSIDKKLREKAIVYADDFASYGTVFSKKQLRQEGKKETTKIERFNNTIRQRNSRLVRLSLSFSKKWENHYNSVKCFIINYNNEIIERNPSL; translated from the coding sequence TTGGGACTTTATTTAAGTATAGATAAGAAATTAAGAGAAAAAGCTATTGTTTATGCTGATGATTTTGCTTCTTATGGAACTGTATTTTCTAAAAAACAACTCCGACAGGAAGGTAAAAAGGAAACTACTAAAATTGAACGTTTTAATAACACAATCAGACAGAGAAATAGCCGATTAGTTAGGCTCTCTTTATCCTTTTCTAAAAAATGGGAGAATCATTATAATTCAGTCAAATGTTTTATAATAAATTACAACAATGAGATTATTGAAAGGAATCCATCCTTATAA
- a CDS encoding transposase, translating to MIEPLTGKRYVHIRRKRRKKEFVLYMQKLESFYPKAEIITVVLDNLNTHNSSHFTKPLMLKRLQD from the coding sequence ATGATAGAGCCTTTGACAGGAAAAAGGTATGTTCACATACGACGTAAAAGACGAAAAAAAGAGTTTGTATTATACATGCAAAAACTAGAAAGTTTTTATCCAAAAGCAGAGATAATTACAGTAGTTTTAGATAATCTAAATACTCATAATTCTAGTCATTTTACGAAACCTTTGATGCTAAAGAGGCTGCAAGATTAG
- a CDS encoding DNA-3-methyladenine glycosylase family protein: MYLFKWSYVFIIFDGIKSYKSSILIDMLQKAKKHLSKDPLFIPVLESVEINTFKDLEDEGIKSEVNIMTSLIKAIVSQQLSVKAADTIYKRFLGLFDGVSPNATVLLETDIETLKSVGLSKQKITYIREVALFAQKNDISIEFINQKSNEEVIEYLTQIKGVGRWTVEMLLMFTLWRPDVFPVADLGIQQAIQKLLKTEEKGKELIKRMIIYSEKWKPYRTFAAMYLWKWKDNSNSK; the protein is encoded by the coding sequence ATGTACTTATTCAAATGGAGCTATGTTTTTATTATATTTGACGGAATTAAAAGTTATAAATCTTCTATTCTTATAGACATGCTCCAAAAAGCCAAAAAACACCTATCAAAAGACCCTCTCTTTATTCCTGTATTAGAAAGTGTAGAAATCAATACATTCAAAGATTTGGAAGATGAAGGAATTAAGAGTGAAGTAAATATCATGACTTCTCTTATTAAAGCGATTGTTTCCCAACAGCTTTCTGTAAAAGCAGCCGATACTATATATAAACGGTTTCTAGGTTTATTTGATGGAGTTTCTCCAAATGCCACTGTTTTATTAGAAACTGATATTGAAACCTTAAAATCTGTAGGATTATCAAAACAGAAAATAACATATATAAGAGAAGTAGCCTTATTTGCTCAAAAAAACGATATTTCAATAGAATTTATCAATCAGAAAAGCAATGAAGAGGTAATAGAATACTTGACACAGATAAAAGGAGTAGGAAGATGGACAGTAGAGATGTTATTAATGTTTACACTTTGGCGACCAGATGTTTTTCCTGTCGCTGATTTAGGAATCCAACAAGCCATCCAAAAACTCCTCAAAACAGAAGAAAAAGGAAAGGAATTGATAAAACGAATGATTATTTACTCTGAAAAATGGAAACCTTATCGAACTTTTGCTGCGATGTATCTATGGAAATGGAAGGATAACAGTAATTCTAAATAA
- a CDS encoding IS630 family transposase → MGKITSNFLAQMELILRLYLLPYDAKRPVVCFDERPCFLIGNSVEGIEMKKGSPAKENYAYTKHGSCSLLAMIEPKTGKRLVHVRRKRRKIEFATFMQTLSELYPEAEKIIVVLDNLNTHSKSTFYEQFDAQIAAALADRFEFVFTPKSASWLNMIEIEFSALSRQCLNRRISSINELGKEVFAYFKDRNDKAIKIEWQFSRQKARQVMNRHYEKVNSTNLKYK, encoded by the coding sequence ATTGGAAAAATAACTTCTAATTTTTTAGCTCAAATGGAGCTGATTCTACGTCTTTATCTTCTACCCTATGATGCAAAAAGACCTGTAGTTTGCTTTGATGAACGTCCTTGTTTTTTAATAGGAAATAGTGTGGAAGGTATTGAAATGAAAAAAGGTAGTCCTGCTAAGGAAAATTATGCCTATACTAAACACGGTTCGTGTAGTCTTTTGGCAATGATTGAACCCAAAACAGGGAAAAGATTAGTGCATGTGAGAAGAAAAAGGCGAAAAATAGAATTTGCTACTTTTATGCAAACTCTTTCAGAACTCTATCCTGAAGCTGAAAAAATAATTGTAGTTTTAGACAATCTAAATACACATTCTAAGAGTACTTTTTATGAACAGTTTGATGCTCAAATTGCAGCAGCGTTAGCAGATAGATTTGAATTTGTTTTTACGCCTAAGTCAGCTTCTTGGTTAAACATGATTGAAATTGAGTTTTCAGCTCTTTCTAGACAATGTCTTAATCGTAGAATTTCGTCTATAAATGAATTAGGAAAAGAAGTCTTTGCTTACTTCAAAGATAGAAATGATAAGGCTATAAAAATTGAATGGCAATTCTCTAGACAAAAGGCTAGACAAGTAATGAATAGACATTATGAAAAGGTAAATTCTACCAATCTAAAATATAAATAA
- a CDS encoding alpha/beta fold hydrolase: MQFRISDRKVRKEFEDQKLKPTFEYVEFEERKIHYAKIGNDSLPTLFFIHGSPGDWSAFLNYFKDSTLLAHTNMVALDRTGYGKSDFGNYEKNLKEQARFYKGVLEKFQDSTKQKPILISHSYGGAVVLQMAVDYPEMMSGIVSLAGLSSSELTVPRWYNGAAKSIFVRWWLPAAFTVSNKEMLHLQEDLKLIETNYDKIKVPLMVLHGQKDKIVPYGHALFLKEKLENNPSFELTTLPEANHFIPWTHQDTVRNMILKMLEEVKK, translated from the coding sequence ATGCAATTCCGAATTAGCGACCGAAAAGTAAGAAAAGAATTTGAAGACCAAAAACTCAAACCTACTTTTGAGTATGTAGAGTTCGAAGAACGCAAGATTCATTATGCCAAGATAGGAAATGATTCACTTCCAACTCTTTTTTTTATACATGGTTCACCAGGGGATTGGAGTGCATTTTTAAATTATTTCAAAGATTCTACTTTATTGGCTCATACAAATATGGTTGCTTTGGATAGAACAGGATATGGAAAATCTGACTTTGGAAATTATGAGAAAAACTTAAAAGAACAAGCTCGTTTTTATAAAGGTGTTTTGGAGAAATTTCAAGATTCTACCAAGCAAAAACCAATTCTCATTTCGCATTCTTATGGTGGTGCCGTTGTTCTTCAAATGGCTGTTGATTATCCTGAAATGATGAGTGGTATAGTTAGTTTGGCTGGTCTTTCTTCATCAGAACTGACTGTTCCACGTTGGTATAATGGAGCTGCAAAATCTATTTTTGTGCGTTGGTGGTTGCCTGCTGCTTTTACCGTTTCAAATAAAGAAATGCTGCATTTACAAGAAGATTTAAAATTAATTGAAACTAATTATGATAAAATAAAAGTTCCTTTAATGGTTCTGCACGGACAAAAAGATAAAATAGTTCCCTATGGACATGCTCTTTTTCTCAAAGAAAAATTAGAAAATAATCCTTCTTTTGAGCTTACCACCCTTCCAGAAGCAAATCATTTTATTCCTTGGACACATCAAGATACCGTCAGAAACATGATTTTGAAAATGCTTGAGGAAGTAAAGAAATAA
- a CDS encoding helix-turn-helix domain-containing protein, which yields MKKNHVELTNEDKKTFQELLNKGSLPNRVHKRGLALQMLDKGMSYQEVQEHLNVNYVSLSKWAKRYRSEGLTMLYDKSRSGRPVSFSGEECAKVTALACSSPPIGHSSWSLRLLSDKLVELEIIESISHTEVGRILKK from the coding sequence ATGAAAAAAAATCACGTAGAACTAACGAATGAAGATAAAAAAACATTTCAAGAATTATTGAATAAAGGGAGCTTACCAAACCGTGTTCACAAACGTGGTCTAGCTCTTCAAATGTTAGATAAGGGTATGTCTTATCAAGAAGTTCAAGAGCATTTAAACGTAAATTATGTTTCGTTAAGTAAATGGGCAAAACGTTATCGTTCAGAAGGTCTTACTATGCTTTATGATAAATCACGTTCAGGTCGTCCAGTATCTTTTAGTGGAGAAGAGTGTGCAAAAGTTACAGCCTTAGCATGTAGCAGCCCTCCCATAGGTCATTCTTCTTGGTCTCTTCGGCTTCTTTCTGATAAATTAGTTGAATTAGAAATCATTGAGAGTATTTCTCATACAGAGGTCGGTCGTATTTTAAAAAAATGA
- a CDS encoding DUF3098 domain-containing protein gives MEYQKPDPNKKPVQKTEKIEIIQNPAFAFEKINYIMMIAGVIIITLGFTIMTMEDAKHGFGFLGLTLGPIVTFAGFMFEIFAILYKKKK, from the coding sequence ATGGAATACCAAAAACCTGACCCTAACAAGAAACCTGTTCAAAAAACAGAAAAAATAGAAATCATACAAAATCCAGCTTTTGCTTTCGAAAAAATCAATTATATAATGATGATTGCTGGCGTAATTATTATTACTCTTGGTTTTACAATTATGACTATGGAAGATGCAAAACATGGCTTTGGATTTTTGGGACTTACTCTAGGTCCTATTGTTACTTTTGCTGGTTTTATGTTTGAAATTTTTGCTATTCTTTATAAAAAGAAGAAATAA
- a CDS encoding Glu/Leu/Phe/Val family dehydrogenase has translation MAEINNEESKFYKDVLASLHSAAALTKHPKGLLEQIIVPNSVYKMNFPLRLENDDYEVIQAWRVQHSHHKLPVKGGIRFAESVNADEVKALATLMSFKCALVNVPFGGAKGGVKINPRKYTARQLETITRRYTTELVKKEMIGPSIDVPAPDYGTGAREMAWIADTYSLLRPGINALGCVTGKPLSMHGIRGRTEATGRGVIFGIREAMTITEDMKKIGLTAGLAGKTVIVQGFGNVGYHAALYAQEEGAIVVGIAEYEGGIYNKDGFDVPDLLRHRKETGSLMGYPGAQEIKQSKEVMEFECDVLIPAALENQITEENAPRIKAKVIGEGANGPITREAEAILLAKGKMILPDFYLNAGGVTVSYLEWLKNLSRVSFGKITKRYDQMENTRIVQAIEAATGKGVGDDLRKMIMRGADERDLVNSALEETMITSYHQVRETLVNYKDVKSLRDAALITSIDKIAIAYMESGIFP, from the coding sequence ATGGCAGAAATAAATAATGAGGAGTCTAAGTTTTACAAAGATGTACTTGCTTCTCTCCATAGTGCAGCAGCTCTTACCAAACATCCGAAAGGTTTATTAGAACAAATTATTGTTCCTAATAGTGTTTATAAAATGAATTTTCCTCTTCGTTTAGAAAATGATGATTATGAGGTAATTCAGGCATGGAGAGTACAACATTCACATCATAAACTTCCTGTAAAAGGAGGTATTCGTTTTGCAGAATCTGTAAATGCAGATGAAGTAAAAGCACTTGCAACACTTATGTCTTTTAAGTGTGCGCTTGTAAATGTTCCATTTGGAGGAGCAAAAGGAGGAGTAAAAATTAATCCGAGAAAATATACAGCTCGCCAATTAGAAACAATTACACGCCGTTATACAACAGAGCTTGTAAAAAAAGAAATGATAGGTCCTTCAATTGATGTTCCTGCACCAGATTATGGAACAGGCGCAAGAGAAATGGCTTGGATTGCTGATACTTATTCTCTTCTTCGTCCAGGTATTAATGCACTTGGTTGTGTAACAGGAAAACCTCTGTCTATGCACGGAATTCGTGGGCGTACTGAAGCAACAGGACGTGGAGTAATTTTCGGAATTCGTGAAGCCATGACAATTACAGAAGACATGAAAAAAATTGGTCTTACAGCAGGATTAGCTGGAAAAACAGTAATTGTACAGGGTTTTGGTAATGTAGGTTATCACGCTGCACTTTATGCACAAGAAGAAGGTGCAATTGTGGTTGGAATTGCTGAGTATGAAGGAGGAATTTATAATAAAGATGGTTTTGATGTTCCAGATTTACTACGTCATCGCAAAGAAACAGGGTCATTAATGGGCTATCCAGGCGCACAAGAAATAAAACAAAGTAAAGAAGTTATGGAATTTGAATGTGATGTGCTTATTCCTGCTGCTTTAGAAAACCAAATCACAGAAGAAAATGCTCCAAGAATAAAAGCTAAAGTAATTGGTGAAGGTGCAAATGGTCCTATTACTAGAGAAGCCGAAGCAATTTTATTAGCAAAAGGAAAAATGATTCTTCCTGATTTTTATCTTAATGCTGGTGGTGTAACTGTTTCATATTTAGAATGGCTCAAAAATCTTTCTCGTGTTTCTTTTGGTAAAATAACAAAGCGTTATGACCAAATGGAAAATACTCGTATTGTTCAAGCTATTGAAGCAGCAACAGGAAAAGGAGTTGGTGATGACCTTCGCAAAATGATTATGCGTGGTGCTGACGAACGAGATTTAGTAAACTCTGCATTGGAAGAAACAATGATTACTTCATATCATCAAGTAAGAGAAACATTAGTAAATTATAAAGATGTAAAAAGTCTGCGTGATGCAGCCCTAATTACTTCGATTGATAAAATTGCAATCGCTTATATGGAATCTGGTATCTTTCCTTGA
- a CDS encoding helix-turn-helix domain-containing protein, whose amino-acid sequence MKKQHISLSIEDKHFLEELLSKGSLSVRTHRRALCIKKLDLGLSYQAVSELLEVNYVTVFNWSKKYKSEGLSFLYDKPRSGRPIKYDGQTASKVTALACSTPPEGYQRWSLRLLSDRIVELSILPEMSYSQVGRVLKKMNFNLIGNDNGALEK is encoded by the coding sequence ATGAAAAAGCAACATATTTCGTTAAGCATTGAAGATAAGCATTTTTTAGAAGAATTACTATCTAAAGGGAGTTTATCTGTTCGTACTCACAGACGAGCTTTGTGTATAAAGAAGTTAGATTTAGGTCTGAGTTATCAAGCTGTTAGTGAGCTTTTAGAAGTCAATTACGTAACCGTTTTTAATTGGTCTAAAAAGTATAAATCAGAAGGTTTATCTTTTTTATACGATAAACCTCGTAGTGGTCGTCCGATTAAATATGATGGTCAAACTGCTTCAAAAGTAACTGCGTTAGCTTGTAGCACTCCTCCTGAGGGGTATCAACGTTGGTCTTTACGTCTTTTATCTGACCGTATAGTAGAACTATCTATTTTACCTGAGATGAGTTATAGCCAAGTGGGTCGTGTTTTAAAAAAAATGAACTTCAACCTCATCGGAAACGACAATGGTGCATTGGAAAAATAA